AGGCGGTAGGCAAAACCCATTCTTTAGTGGTTACCGCCCGCAATTTTACTTTAGGACCACCGACATCACCGGTACTCTAACTTTACCTGAAGGTAAAGAGATGGTAATGCCCGGCGATAATACCGAAATTACGGTGGAGTTAATTCACCCTATCGCTATGACTAAAGGGCTGCGTTTGTCTATTCGTGAAGGCGGTCGCACGGTAGCTTCTGGTCAGGTTATCGAAATTATCGAATAAATGTAAATTTACTAAAATCCTTTCTTGGCTTTTTACAAGCTAAGAGGGGGTGGTTTGTAAATTTAAAATGAGGAAATAATGGCAAAATCGATGATAAGGGTAAAGCTTAGGGGCTTTGATGCAACTTTGGTTGATAAAAGTGCGCGGTCTATTGTAAGTGCCGTGCAAAAACTTGGTACTAAAGTTGCCGGTCCTGTGGCGTTACCTACTCGTATAAATAAGTTTACGGTGCTTCGTTCGCCGTTTGTTAATAAAAAATCGCGTGAG
This DNA window, taken from Spirochaetaceae bacterium, encodes the following:
- the rpsJ gene encoding 30S ribosomal protein S10, with protein sequence MAKSMIRVKLRGFDATLVDKSARSIVSAVQKLGTKVAGPVALPTRINKFTVLRSPFVNKKSREQFEMRTHKRLIDIIEPTSDVMDALMKQELPAGVDVVIEQRKA